The genomic stretch ttgcaATAATGCAGAATCTGGCAGAAACATCCTTTATTACACCTGGtcatcattattttaatttgagtACTAACAGCCAATCAGTGTCCACTATTACTACCACATGCAGTTCCTGTGTTTAAATTTGCTTTTGCAGGAAACACCTCATTAGATTTATTGAAATTACTGTAGAACTGATAACAAATTAATGGAAATGGCTCTCCTGACTGCACATTGCTATTTCTGTATGTTCCCAAACATGTGACAGATGTTGTTTTGGCTCTAAGCATGATGTATTTCCTCCCTGTCTTCATCTCAGCCATGCGGCCGCGGTCCAGACTGCTGTCCAAGAGAACACTCCTGCTGCCCACAATCAGAGAGGGCACCGAGGAGACAGTGAGGGATTTGAATGGGGCCAACACACTCCACATCGCCGGCCACGGCCAGGCTGTCTCCTCAGAGGACTACCTCCTCTCTATCTGCCACCTGGCTCACCCCACCTTCCCCACCAGGGACGTCTCTCCAGACAACACCCACACACGGCAGCTGGATGCTGGGCACCAGAGGCTGCGGCTGTCACGATTCAGTGGGACAACATCAACCACCTTTAGATCCAACCCCACAGAGGAGGCACATGCCATCGATATGCAGCAGGGAGAGGAGAATGAACTGAGTGGGGAGCTGATGTTTAGTAACACAGATCCCCTGGAGTATCTGTATGGACACCAGAACAACCTCTCAGGAGGCGTGAGGAGGGCAGTTGTCGAGGGAAGGTTTATAAGACAACATCAGGCTCGCTCCAGAGCTCACAGCATCCCCCGTGCTTCAAGTCCAGACCTCCTACGCCAACGCAAGAGCAGCTGCCCTGAATTACACACCAGCACTAACACCTCTGTTCCAAACATCTCCCCAAAGCACAGCTTTGCCAGGAGAGGGAGCCCAgcagacagaggagcagagagggagggacagaaTCCAACCATCAAACAGTCCCTCATCTCCCAGTGGATCTCTGACTGCAGGTCAGCGTGGAGGGAGGCACGTGTGCGAGCCTGCATGCTGCCCGCCATCGCTGAGATATAGGGCGCAAATGGACAGACATTGTGACAGAAGACATTCCTCAATAAAGTATCTTAATCTATATCTGTCAGTGCATGAGACATTGACGTTAGGAGATATGTAGATGTCTATTATGCAGATATATTAAAGGGATACGACCATATACACATCTGCAAACATACAGAGGCAAGTAAATATTGTCATGATTGTCCATCTGTAATGTTACATCAATGTCATCATTTACCATCTACCTACACTTGATGTATGCTGGTGATCATACAAAATCATAACAATAGAAAAATCTGcaaaatctttctttttttaatctgccAGTGTTTTTGTGAATGAACTAAATATGAATCAATAAAACAGTGTTTTGATACTCTAAACCAAGCAAGTGTTATTCAGCGCTGTGGTCTGTGTTTTCTTGCATGTGTGAATCCTTTGAAAATGAACTCCCCTCTtggctctgctgctggtgcCAGGCTCCAGAGTTTCTATGGTAACTGTCGTGGGGATCCTGTTCGGGTAAACACAAGTGTTGAGAAGCACAGACTGAGCAAAGAGACACCGCTGAACCTAAACATGTGAGCTGCAGGTCACCTGTTGCTACAGTGGTACAGATGAACGTCGCCTGCACGTCGCAATCAAAAACATGGAGTACTGCAGGTGTAAGTAGTGAAGCTACTGATTCACATGAACACATCTGATTATTACAAAGAACAAAAGATTCATGACTTAGTGGTagaaattaaacaaatgttGGCTTTAATTGATGAGAATTGTTTTCATCTGGGCAGCTTCAGTCAGAAACAACACAAAGCAACCCCTGGATgtagttttaaatttgaaacaCTAGAGGGCAGGCTTAGAAAACAATATCAACAACCTGGCACATCAGAGGTTATGATAAGTGTGTCAGTTTACCCAAGCTACTGAACAAATAAAgaattacataaaaaataagCAGTGTCCTTCCAGAGACAATTAATTCTGGTTTATTTAATTCCAACTTGATTCTTAATTTTCTAGATTAAGCCTGTCTCTTATGATAATGTTGTACTCAACCAGTACATTGCTAAATGTGTGAATACTGCAACATCGATTAAGTGAAGTCTGATGGggtaagaaacacacacataatcatACAGGGTTAGGGAATGCAGAAGAGTGATCATCGCCTGCCAAGGATGGATGTAGCCGAGAACTAGATACAGTGTCCATTCAGATAAAAGTTGTTGCACATAAAGCCCAAAACGTTCAACCTGGGTATAGTATTATCCAGACTGTCTGCATCATTAGACCCACAGAGCAAGCGCACTAGAGTCTAAACTTCCAGTTTAGGCTTCACTAACTTAAATGgagataaaaatgatttaactgtGCAGTTCttttagacttttgaaatgttattggacGGAATGGATAAAATCTCAAAGGTGAAACAAGTCATTGCTCGGGGGCTGTGGCGATCAAAAACATTGATTCATTAATGCGAGACTTATGCCTCTGCTTTGAATCGACACCCtagcctacgccatagcctgaaGTGCGCCTGCCCAGACATGCAACTATATGTGGCAGCgaggcagacctcctgtctatttttgtaagctgaagccatttccctcagtggaaacaaagcttttatttacttttatttcacagataagaaacaatacattgtgaagacaataaagcctccacaaaatagcattttaagtcttgtgtgtgatttatcctggcttcatatgaacggaggaaatctccgctcatcaGTAGGCTAAttaacacaatgtaaaatgccataagcttgtgctaatagcgttagcatgttatatttgtttggaaaatgtgtttagtataagacagttgttttgtcagtgaaccttgtgagttgtaatggaaccgaattttgtaacattacctttgttaaatgttgctgttgtccctggtttcatatgagtagaggaaaagatcgctagccgctaggctaatctatacaatgtaaaatgccataggcttgtgctaaaaacattagcatgttgtatttgtggggaaaatgtgtccagcaaaagacaagtgctttgtctgtgaatgctgcgagttataNNNNNNNNNNNNNNNNNNNNNNNNNNNNNNNNNNNNNNNNNNNNNNNNNNNNNNNNNNNNNNNNNNNNNNNNNNNNNNNNNNNNNNNNNNNNNNNNNNNNNNNNNNNNNNNNNNNNNNNNNNNNNNNNNNNNNNNNNNNNNNNNNNNNNNNNNNNNNNNNNNNNNNNNNNNgttcgggaaaaaggcccgtttatttgagcactccaaaaactccggtaacactccagggggtagcacgtaaaagactccgtcccaaactctgactcttctagcgtaacacacacacttcatacacacatactcacttacagtacccagcggggcagcctgacagctgactccactcatagcactcaccactgccccagggttgctacaatatgctattaacagagatagcactggcgatctgaaccggtcagtggcaaaaaaaagcacttttaatgcacaaacttatacgggacgcatttgcccccgttaccgttttagctcgtctTGCGGCTCCCgtttgcatccgcctccctcaatactgaaccaattttagaacgagttgtacctatgaatcatacgcacacatacacatggggaaatagggcccaggttgaaaaatatcgaagttatcctttaagccatgtttaatgtgtgttttgaatgttatcctttaagccatgtttaatgtgtgttttgaatcaactaaactttaaagGCACTTCACAGACGGGGAAACAAATATGCTGATGGTTCCAGTAAGAGAAAAACCACCCTCACTGACACAGGAAAAGAGTCTTTCACAGGGACTGGAAACTCTCGAAGACTCTCATCCGCTCATGTCGTCTCTcaagtctgtcttccttttcaCACTTACCTCAGCGCACCAAACAAGAGACAAGACTCAGAGTCACCAGCCTAGAAGTAGTAGCAGTAAACTGTTTTTcaaggacattgttacacatttattttaactagttttatgtaaaattatAAATCTGTCTTTCTGCAGGCTGTTTCAGACAAACTCAAGCAGCTGTCTTGGATGACTCCCTGTGAAAGGGTTGCATTTATAGTCCAGTGTTTCtataattgtttgttttttaggtgCATAGGATAGGCTCTGTGGGACGGAGTTAGTAAGTAAGTGTTGTAAGTAGATAGGTGAGAGTTCTGCAGTAGTGACGTGCTGTTACATCTGGTGTCCACAGATAAATTGTGTTGTCAGCCATAATTTAGAAATATTGTACTGATGGtaacttgtttattttgtatgatTTTGATGCTTTCGCTCCCCCTATACTTGCAGAACCTGCAGATGGTAGGTTCCACTTAGATTAGGCTGAGAAGGTGAAATGCCTTTCACTGTAGGTTAAAGGGAGCTGGAATCTGTTTGTGAGGCTGCagctttcatttgttttgtgtttgtttgcttcagtttcatgttgttttattgAGTTCCAAGGTTCAATTTTTGCCCTTTGTTTCAGTAAACAATTTTGAAATAAATGCCAcaatttacttgtttttttctacatACCCTTTTAAAGTTTTCTGGTGCCAAACCACCTCATCTACCCTTGGGGTGGCAGCACTGCCCTCCCCCTATGGCAGCCAGGTCTCTTCAGTATaactgctctgcctctgaggcTACAAAAACACCCAATTTGATTTCatatatttgtaaaaaaaaaaaaaaaaaaaaaaaaaaaaaagcattcttGTCTTTTCGACATATTTGAATACAATTTGAAAATGGAACAAAGTGGGAATCACCCCGACCATGCTGCGGAGAGAATCAACCACACTTAGGAACCACACAGAGGAACAAtcgtcaaaatgtcaaatgaaaCAAATGGGCACCCTTTTGACCTTCACCATTAACCCAACTTAAAAACTTgcgtgctcgtctggtaggaggggctcagggcggagacgaaTGAAACCTAACTTAggtgagactcaaaaatcaaccgttttcaggctttctacctactgcagctttaactagaatgaagtataaggtcaagtaaacccacaATGTGAtgtccccatatgaggacacagggtctcaggagggtaTACTTCTTCGCCAGATATcgaatgttttattgtttatatattttcaaattaagattttacatttaaagaaTATATGAGGTTCCTTCTTGGCTTGTGACCCCCTTACAAGAGAGCTGTGTCTAGACAGGGCCTTGGCACACCAAAGAGTgatgttttcatttaaatgacTGTATAATGCACAAGAAGGGCAAAGTACAATATTTCACAAAGAGCAAACATTTGAGAAAAGTCCAGAAATACTTATTTGTGTGGCAGAACGTCTATCCGGAGCCTTTGTTGGGAACGACTTGACTAAACTATCAAGCTGTTTAAAATGGTTAAACTATCtcgagcagctgctgcagtgaaaTGCTGTAATTGATTTGTTGCTTGATGCTTCGCTATTAACAATCTAATTATGGGAGGGATTTTATTTCAATACTTTAAGTGCATTTTGCTGTTGAAACTTCTTTACTTGGACTTCAGTAGGAGTTTAATtgcagggcttttacttgtaatagagTGCTTAAACATAGTCAGAACGGCAATTTgtcttaagtaaaggatctgagtactgACTTCAGTCTAGCTTTTTTCTGTACGACttcctttaatttcttttacaCTTTCCTATAattttctttgtatttcatCACAACTTTTCTGCTGATCGTTGAAATCCCGTTTAAAATGAAACGAGAAGCGCAACCACACCGGGCTGTACACTCAGActctgcagaggaagagactttGCTGACGTTATTAGTTCCTGTTGGTTCATTCCTATGCAGGGTCACACTTTGTGGTATTGGCTTTTTGGTGAAGAGCTGCACTGCTTCACAAAAAGGAAACATGAATTATTAAAGACAGTTATGGTTGGTAATCCCCTCGAGTACCCGAACCACATTTACCCCCTGTACCGTGAAAAGGGCATCTatgataaaaatatatttcccATAAACCGTGTTGGTCATACATGTAGTGCCACTGAAAGTTGGATGGCAGAGTCACCTCTTTTTGTTCCAATGCCAGTCAGAGTGTGTGAAGGAGCAAGCTGTACTTTACTGATGTGAGGTGGTGCACTCTCCAGTCCTCAGTAAGTAAAGCCCATGAAATATTAACTGGAGGGAAGTATAAAATATTCAAGCTTGCTAAGTGCAGTCTGTCCGTCAGAATAAAAAACGGAGTTCATGCGAGGTGGCAGCAGTATATTGTACAACTGCAAACCACCGCGTCATAACCAAATCCCCCGATAAGTTAACCAGAGAAAGTCTTCATATGACTCAGATTTTTCTGCTCACATTCTTTTGTGTTGGAAAAGGATTTACTTTGTATCATGTGCTTTATTCTGTGACAGCAGTTTTAGAGTAGTCACACTTGCTGACCGCCTGACCAGTGTTGTTTAGTCTGTACCACGCAGTATGTAGAAATAGATGAAAGTCCCTTTCGCTGCTCTTCATTATCAGGGAAGACCCCAGTGTCTTAATTTAGCCGAGCTTCACTTTTACAGGTTTCAGAAGAATTAGAAACTCAGTCTCCATTTCCAAGGTTAAGAAATGTAGCTTGGTGGAGCAGCAAGCAAAAAATTAATTTTGGTAACACTTTCTATAAAGACCACATCTATACTGCATTACTTATGATAACTCATAACTTATGATACTGCATCAACTGTTATACTATAAGTCATCACtacagttgattgttgaggtGTGTATAAGTATTCATAATGCATCAAAAGCCCCATTAGTCAACCTCTAGTTTATAACTAGTCAAGAACATACATAAGACACTTATAATTTATCTATAATCTATAATGTTTTATGACCGTTGACATGGTGCATCAGGAagcattatgtgtgtgtctatgagTGCAGTCACAGCATTATAAATGTAGACGCTGAAGGTGTTAACCACTGATGCACACAAAATACATACAGCGACAGATGTTGTAAAGATCACCGGCTCACACTTTGTGTTGCCAAATACAAACCAGTCCACGCAATTCTCAGCTCACTTGATTAGAAAAAATATTGGCAATGAATTTACTGGCATTTCAAACAATTTGGcacttttctattttattttattttgctaaatgtgagaggagagacaaaaaaaagagagatttaGTGTGACATTCTTCTTTCTTTATTCTGGTGCTTTATTGTCACAGACATATTTTCAGTTCAGTTGTGGctttgatttattgattttagATGAGATAATTGTATGAACCGGTGTACTTATGTGCAGTCATCAGGAGGACATGAATGTCAATAACCAACACTGTGCTCATTTGACATGATTTTTCATCATAAGCCAAATCAGTCAACCTCTAgtttatgactagtcaaaaacATCCATACAACACTAATAATTCATTATAAGTCACATctataatgttttatgactgttgaCATAGGGCATCAGGaagcattatgtgtgtttatgagagCAGTCATACAGCATTATAACTGCATTATAACTCACTATGAATGCCCTCATAACACATTATAGATGTGTTCTTCATAGAAAGTCTTACCCTAATGTTTACTATAAACCAATTCCAAGTCCATATTTGAAGACAATAAAAAGGACCTCAGGGTTAACACTTGAGAACTATGTGTCTCCATCTACGATGATTTTTAAGACACATTAATTAAGCCATATGCTCACACCTGCTtacaaaacgttttttttttcccaggacATCGTACCCAGTGGCAGACAGAGCGGCACAATGACAGCAAGGCAATCTTAAtgcagatggtgtcattattctacagcCATTAAGTTGTGTAATCAACATTTGATTTATGAtcatttaaagcaaaaaaagtaGCTCTTTCTACTTTAAAGGGTCAGTCCATGCAGATTATACAatgcaagagggttcctggttcaaacctgggATGGAGGGTTTGAAAAATGCcccctgcctacttttgtttatacagaatgtgcctttttcggggcaatggggggcgtgagcaagtaacaaaacatgtagctcagcgtgtgacgtaaacagtgacgtgggagggaagccgcggctagtcagtccttcgacAATTCTGTCGTAAGTCGGCCTGTTCCTCACcattcccgtcatctgacggttaatggcctctttgtttgcaagGACAAGGAGGGTGTGCAatgccttgtctccccagtcgctcatctttacagtgccTTTAcagtttccctcttgctactagctgctcgctaaatcctgctatcagctgtttcctgttagtccaccgccagtgggtcgaatgtgcggcgtcatcaacagctccttcCTCCAGAAggctgcctcggtctgtttaaactaaaagggttccgccaatatgactaccctacgaggcggaaaattgggcacctcggatcaactcgccttTCCGcctctgtagccccttttacactaccagattttccgtgaatgttgggccgatttgctggccagctgcgagcgtttagacacacagaggcaggaaGGTTTAGTCTGTACCACGCAGTATGTAGAAATAGATGAAAGTCCCTTTCGCTGCTCTTCATTATCAGGGAAGACCCCAGTATCTTAATTTAGCTGAGCTTCGCTTTTACAGGTTTCAGAAGAATTAGAAACTCAGTCTCCATTTCCAAGGTTAAGAAATGTAGCTTGGTGGAGCAGCAAGCAAAAATTAATTTTGGTAACACTTTCTAGAAAGACCACATCTATACTGCATTACTTATGATAACTCATAACTTATGATACTGCATCAACTGTTATACTATAAGTCATCACTACACTTGATTGTTGAGGTGTGTATAAGTATTCATAATGCATCAAAAGCCCCATCAGTCAACCTCTAGTTTATAACTAGTCAAGAACATACATAAGACACTTATAATTTATCTATAATCTGTAATGTTTTATGACCGTTGACATGGTGCATCAGGAagcattatgtgtgtgtctatgagTGCAGTCACACAGCATTATAAATGTAGACACTGAAGGTGTTAACCACTGATGCACACAAAATACATACAGCGACAGATGTTGTAAAGATCACCGGCTCACACTTTGTGTTGCCAAATACAAACCAGTCCAAACCAGTCTAAATGTGagaggagagacaaaaaaaagagagatttaGTTAAATGTGagaggagagacaaaaaaaagagagatttaGTGTGACATTCTTCTTTCTTTATTCTGGTGCTTTATTGTCACAGACATATTTTCAGTTCAGTTGTGGCTTTGATTTGTTGATTTTAGATGAGATAATTGTATGAACCGGTGTACTTATGTGCAATAATCAGGAGGACATGAATGTCAATAACCAACACTGTGCTCATTTGACATGATTTTTCATCATAAGCCAAATCAGTCAACCTCTAgtttatgactagtcaaaaacATCCATACAACACTAATAATTCATTATAAGTCACATctataatgttttatgactgttgaCATAGGGCATCAGGaagcattatgtgtgtttatgagagCAGTCATACAGCATTATAACTGCATTATAACTCACTATGAATGCCCTCATAACACATTATAGATGTGTTCTTCATAGAAAGTCTTACCCTAATGTTTACTATAAACCAATTCCAAGTCCATATTTGAAGACAATAAAAAGGACCTCAGGGTTAACACTTGAGAACTATGTGTCTCCATCTACGATGATTTTTAAGACACATTAATTAAGCCATATGCTCACACCTGCTtacaaaacgttttttttttcccaggacATCGTACCCAGTGGCAGACAGAGCGGCACAATGACAGCAAGGCAATCTTAAtgcagatggtgtcattattctacagcCATTAAGTTGTGTAATCAACATTTGATTTATGAtcatttaaagcaaaaaaagtaGCTCTTTCTACTTTAAAGGGTCAGTCCATGCAGATTATACAatgcaagagggttcctggttcaaacctgggATGGAGGgtttgaaccctggggtgggAGAGCCCCACCCCAgagtggagtttgcatgttctccccatgctAGCATGCatttttctctgggtactccagcttcctcccacaggccaaagacatgcaggttaactggtgaatctaaattgtctgtaggtgtgaatgtgagtgtgaatggttgcctgtctctaaagccctttttagataggagttgtgcaaatttacaggaaagcccagtcagtcttttttcagcattggcagtataaaaacaaaatcggggagtgcagcaaaatgccgcctacctacttttgtttatacagaatgtgcctttttcggggcaatggggggcgtgagcaagtaacaaaacatgtagctcagtgcgtgacgtaaacagtgacgtgggagggaggccgcagctagtcagtccttcgacaattctctcgtaagtcagcCTGTTCCTCACcattcccgtcatctgacggttaatggcctctttgtttgcgaggacaaggagggtgtgcaattccttgtctccccagtcgctcatctttacagtgccTTTAcagtttccctcttgctactagctgctcgctaattcctgctatcagctgtttcctgttagtccaccgccagtgggtcgaacgtgcggcatcatcaacagctccttcctccggaaggctgcctcggtctgtttaaactaaaagggttccgccaatatgactaccctacgaggcggaaaattgggcaccttggatcaactcgccttTCCGCCTCTGTAGCCCCTTtaacactgccagattttccgtgaatgttgggccgatttgtcggccagctgcgagcgtttagacacacagagacggaaaggcgagttgatccgaggtgcccaattttccgcctcgtagggttgtcatattggcggaacccttttagtttaaacagaccgaggcagccttcccgcacgtgcgacccactggcggtggataaacaggaaacagctgatagcaggaattagcgagcagctagtagcaagagggaaacgcaaacctgacagacactgtaaagatgagcaactggggagacaaggcattgcgcgccctccttgtcctcgcaaacgaagaggccattaaccgtaaGATGAAAGGAACGGTGAAGGATGggccgatttacgagagaatcgccgcctgaccagccgcggcttccctcccacgtcactgtttacgtcataCGCTGAGCTACGCCTTTTGTTACTTTCTCacgcccccattgccccgaaaaaggcacattctgtataaacaaaagtaggtaggcggtaATTTTCCGccctccccaattttgtttttatactgccaatgctgaaaaaagactgattgggctttcctgcaaatttgcacaactcctatctaaaaagggcttgtgtgtctaacgctcacagcttgccggcaaaacggcccaacattcacggaaaatctggcagtgtaaaaggggcttatctgtcagccctgtgatagtatGGCGTACACCAAcactcgcccaatgtcagctgggataggctccagccctccctgcgacccccaacaggataagcggttacggaaaatgaatgaatgtgtcagGAATCCCAACtcttaattttgttttcatctggttttgttttcatgtctcaTCACTAACTCTTCTGTCATTTCAGATCACGCCTCCCTCTCAGCCCGTTCAATCTGCTCATTTCCTGCACCTGGTTTTCCCTGCCCATCTTCACACCTGTGGCTCATCCTCCCATCATTCCTTCAGTATATATATCAGTCCATTTCCCCCGCCCTCTGCCagattgtcttgtgtttctgcCAAGCGATCCAGCATACTTTCCCTTTTTTGCCTGCTCACCTGTTTTTGACCCTGCTTGCCCCTTGTCAGATTTGTTTGCTGGTTACATTGATTGCCTGGTTTTGACTCTGCCTGAACTTATCTACTCTATTGCCTATTTGTTGTGCATTTGGGTTCAAACCTGTACTGATGAATCTtacagaatgaatgaatattcttACACTTATCTCttataattaatttttttctcattcagccTTTAAAACATCAGTCTTAAGACTTCTGCCCCAAAGGAGACAGATATCTGAAAACCTGGGCACATAACACCTGAACTATGTACATGGCTGGAAAACATTACaaggaaatgagaaaatgtgttttacttatttttgtagttttgtaaaTCAACCCTGTAAAGCATGactgttttattaatttatttattctgaaaattgacTTTTGGAGTAGGGGTGACATGGTACAGCTAAGACGTTCACTCCAGtattcaacataacacaaaatcaaatttttttaAGCACAAACGGAAGCAGGTCCTGCCATGGTTTAATGCGGAACTAGGGCTGTTGCTAAAAAATAGGGATGCAGCTCTCAAAAAGTCTCTGAAAACAGGACAGGAAACCGATCGATTAATATTTAAAAGTCTCAGAAACAGAGTAACAAGACAATTTAGAAAGGCTAAAGCAAACTTCTTCTTAGATATTATACAACAAGCCAAAGGAAACAACAAGATGATCTGGAACTGCATCGACAAATCAACTggcaggaaacaaaacaaaaatcatagCAGCCCACTAGAGCTCCAAGTGACTGCACATACTACTGTGAATGATAGCCTTGAGATGGCAAATacttttaataattatttcatCAGTTCTGTGTCTGAATTGGGTAGATCCTGTAAAGATGGCCAAACATGTGTAACAAATAACCAATCATGTGTAACAAATAATCAATCATGTGTAACAAATAACCAATCATGTGTAACAAATAATCAATCATGTGTTACAAATAATCAATCATGTGTTACAAATAATC from Epinephelus moara isolate mb chromosome 4, YSFRI_EMoa_1.0, whole genome shotgun sequence encodes the following:
- the si:dkeyp-72g9.4 gene encoding uncharacterized protein si:dkeyp-72g9.4 encodes the protein MRPRSRLLSKRTLLLPTIREGTEETVRDLNGANTLHIAGHGQAVSSEDYLLSICHLAHPTFPTRDVSPDNTHTRQLDAGHQRLRLSRFSGTTSTTFRSNPTEEAHAIDMQQGEENELSGELMFSNTDPLEYLYGHQNNLSGGVRRAVVEGRFIRQHQARSRAHSIPRASSPDLLRQRKSSCPELHTSTNTSVPNISPKHSFARRGSPADRGAEREGQNPTIKQSLISQWISDCRSAWREARVRACMLPAIAEI